The following proteins are encoded in a genomic region of Dyadobacter sp. UC 10:
- a CDS encoding GNAT family N-acetyltransferase produces the protein MNQNHLQIRAATAEDREIAYKMICGLEDMILDRQGFDVAFERNLKNNNIRYFLAFYENVAVGIVSCHIQSLLHHAALVSEIQEMYVEPEFRSLKIGKALISRAIDFAKKAGAVQMEVTSRSTREQAHQFYQHEGFEKSHIKLVRYFRNEE, from the coding sequence ATGAATCAGAACCATCTCCAGATCCGGGCGGCAACTGCCGAAGACCGGGAGATTGCCTACAAAATGATATGCGGACTGGAAGACATGATTTTGGACAGGCAAGGCTTCGATGTTGCGTTCGAAAGGAATCTAAAAAACAACAATATCCGCTATTTTCTGGCATTTTATGAAAATGTCGCAGTAGGTATTGTGAGTTGTCATATTCAGTCTCTTCTTCACCATGCCGCGCTGGTTTCCGAAATTCAGGAAATGTACGTGGAGCCGGAATTCCGCTCTCTGAAAATTGGGAAGGCACTTATCTCTCGTGCTATTGATTTCGCCAAAAAGGCCGGGGCGGTTCAAATGGAGGTAACTTCCCGCAGCACGCGCGAACAGGCGCACCAGTTTTACCAGCATGAAGGTTTCGAGAAATCGCACATAAAACTGGTGCGTTATTTCAGAAACGAAGAATAA
- a CDS encoding T9SS type B sorting domain-containing protein, producing MKFSIYFAFFLILCLIQTVAGQSVQHTYRFYEDLAVAKPECGPGLEPWQALGSCQKDTQGGTYVEDRLPCGVQRKVYRNSMNWGLMYPNSEGAITTNYTIQMYIKVTDWGNIWARIIDFSNGTRDEGIYFKSTPGSTDRCLDFYPSGITGACPYFNKSTYYLLTFTRNGQTGIMDVYVDNTLFTSYDDSEGKYVGKAGTPIYIFRDDEQKPCESGIANFAYLSFSNRHFSQRDVDSTFKDICFVANINAYADFSISPNPSCGFPRNITVEYTGIIPAPGTGYTFNWEWDGARIISGSGMGPYVVSWDTGGSKNVALTVVNNSCGNPLYNRKQAVISSLDLTSTTVSGDCEVGEKGTITLRGLEGTGPYAYSIDSVNYQQDSVFVVPIGTYRFFVKDKNDCTIAKNIVVEFNGDIQVAAMADTVVCSGGSVSLDVTGNGEQYSWSPAFGLDDPSSKTPVASPGQTTQYIVTAKKGTCTKSDTVIVEVAPKVQVNVTPDAVIEYNVPYQLSVSSPQVMDLKGAIFSWSPPEGLDNPASQSPKVVLREDKSYSVELTGPNGCKGSGIVNLTVKKTENITIPGVFTPNGDGKNEVLMPVLTEIASIRYFKIFNRWGEVVYYTDQINNGWDGRYKGGNPMTGTYVWEIEGTSVKGKVVRRKGSVLLVK from the coding sequence ATGAAGTTCAGCATTTACTTTGCTTTTTTCCTGATTTTATGCCTGATACAGACAGTCGCTGGTCAATCCGTGCAACATACTTATCGTTTTTACGAAGATCTGGCTGTTGCAAAACCTGAATGCGGGCCAGGCCTGGAACCATGGCAGGCATTGGGCTCCTGCCAGAAGGATACGCAGGGCGGAACTTATGTAGAGGACCGGCTACCCTGCGGTGTGCAGCGAAAAGTTTACCGCAATAGCATGAACTGGGGCCTGATGTACCCGAATTCAGAAGGCGCGATCACGACCAATTATACCATTCAGATGTATATCAAGGTAACGGACTGGGGGAATATCTGGGCGCGGATCATCGATTTTTCAAATGGTACCAGGGATGAGGGTATTTATTTCAAAAGCACACCCGGCTCGACCGATCGTTGCCTCGATTTTTATCCTTCCGGCATCACTGGCGCTTGTCCTTACTTCAACAAATCCACTTACTACCTGCTGACTTTCACCCGTAACGGGCAAACCGGAATTATGGATGTGTATGTAGATAACACGCTTTTTACTTCATATGACGATTCAGAGGGGAAATACGTAGGCAAGGCCGGGACACCAATTTATATCTTCCGCGACGACGAGCAAAAACCCTGTGAGTCCGGGATTGCCAACTTTGCCTATTTATCGTTCAGTAACAGGCATTTCTCGCAGAGGGACGTTGACAGTACTTTCAAAGACATTTGCTTTGTTGCCAACATCAATGCTTACGCGGATTTTTCCATCTCCCCTAATCCAAGCTGCGGTTTTCCCAGAAATATCACGGTCGAATATACGGGCATTATTCCTGCGCCGGGCACAGGCTATACCTTCAACTGGGAATGGGATGGTGCCAGGATAATTTCGGGTTCGGGTATGGGACCATATGTGGTGAGCTGGGATACCGGAGGATCCAAGAATGTCGCGCTGACCGTCGTCAACAATAGTTGCGGAAACCCGCTTTACAACCGAAAACAGGCGGTGATCAGCAGCCTTGACCTGACGAGCACGACTGTTTCGGGGGATTGTGAAGTAGGGGAAAAAGGTACAATCACATTACGCGGCCTGGAAGGTACGGGACCTTATGCATACTCGATTGATTCAGTTAATTATCAGCAGGATTCGGTTTTCGTGGTGCCGATCGGTACTTACCGGTTTTTTGTAAAGGATAAAAACGATTGTACGATAGCGAAGAACATCGTAGTTGAGTTCAACGGAGACATTCAGGTGGCTGCGATGGCAGATACGGTCGTTTGCTCCGGCGGGTCCGTCAGCCTCGACGTCACGGGAAACGGGGAGCAATACTCCTGGTCACCGGCATTCGGGCTGGATGATCCTTCTTCAAAAACACCTGTGGCTTCCCCTGGGCAAACTACGCAATATATTGTTACAGCTAAAAAAGGAACGTGCACCAAATCTGACACTGTTATTGTGGAGGTCGCCCCCAAAGTCCAGGTCAATGTAACTCCTGATGCAGTCATTGAGTATAATGTCCCTTACCAGCTTTCAGTTTCGTCACCACAGGTAATGGATTTAAAAGGCGCAATTTTCAGTTGGTCGCCGCCCGAGGGACTCGACAATCCTGCAAGTCAGAGTCCGAAGGTGGTTCTGCGGGAGGATAAATCTTACAGCGTAGAGCTCACCGGTCCAAATGGCTGCAAAGGAAGCGGAATTGTAAACCTGACAGTAAAAAAAACGGAGAATATCACAATCCCGGGCGTGTTCACACCCAATGGCGACGGAAAAAATGAGGTACTGATGCCTGTTCTTACCGAGATCGCTTCAATACGGTATTTTAAGATCTTTAACCGATGGGGCGAGGTAGTGTATTATACTGATCAGATCAACAACGGCTGGGACGGCCGTTACAAAGGCGGTAACCCCATGACTGGGACTTATGTTTGGGAAATTGAGGGAACTTCGGTCAAAGGCAAGGTGGTCAGAAGGAAAGGGTCAGTTCTTCTGGTTAAATAA
- a CDS encoding lysophospholipid acyltransferase family protein, which produces MKKIIDYLLSVIYLIHFGLTLLVFHVIQVVAFNLFGKRAHKVVVDYMNFSLTYGLYFTGARITLRSLTILPENRPIIFVANHQSSFDIAAVYWFLRKYHPRFVSKIELAKGVPGISYNLRKSGAALINRKDGKQAITEIARLGKLIQDEKSSVIIFPEGTRTATGIMRPFVTGGVATLLKRAPDALIVPIAIDGTGAFNPKGIFPLKSFSKLSWTVLPGIEPAGKKVEEILAEAQEEIRKNIRITSTQSI; this is translated from the coding sequence ATGAAAAAAATCATTGATTACCTGTTAAGTGTCATCTATCTTATTCATTTCGGATTAACGCTGCTGGTATTTCACGTCATTCAGGTCGTCGCTTTCAACCTTTTCGGGAAGAGGGCCCACAAAGTAGTGGTCGACTACATGAATTTTTCACTGACTTACGGCCTCTATTTCACCGGCGCCCGCATCACATTGCGCAGCCTCACCATATTGCCAGAAAACCGCCCGATCATATTTGTAGCCAATCATCAAAGCAGCTTCGACATTGCAGCTGTGTATTGGTTCCTGAGAAAATACCACCCTAGGTTCGTCTCCAAGATAGAACTTGCAAAAGGTGTTCCAGGCATTTCCTATAATCTACGAAAAAGCGGCGCGGCGCTGATCAACCGCAAAGACGGAAAACAGGCTATTACCGAGATCGCCCGCCTGGGCAAGCTGATCCAGGATGAAAAATCTTCTGTGATTATTTTTCCCGAAGGTACCCGCACTGCCACCGGCATCATGCGGCCTTTTGTGACCGGCGGTGTAGCCACCTTGTTGAAACGTGCTCCCGATGCGCTGATCGTGCCGATAGCGATCGATGGAACCGGCGCATTTAATCCGAAAGGAATATTTCCGCTCAAATCATTTTCCAAACTTAGCTGGACAGTGCTCCCCGGCATTGAGCCCGCCGGAAAAAAGGTCGAGGAAATTCTCGCCGAGGCGCAGGAAGAAATCAGAAAAAATATCCGCATTACCTCAACTCAATCAATCTGA
- a CDS encoding TonB-dependent receptor, protein MTRILFLSSILIYCLIFSAKNSCAQDVNIIRGTVKDSRGDLLVGAAVVLNGLDKSALTDSSGAFRIAAPARNLYTVSIQFIGYKKLVKTLSEKDLRKNDLIFTLQDDHTQLSEVEILGKTETQQARLQPIKAEVINTKAVQEQPSTLVELMNRSAGIRIRQTGGLGSNAGLMMNGFQDRAIKNFRDGIPLDYLGAGYNISLVPVNMLERVEVYKGVLPTALGADALGGAVNMVTKKSLYRYAEASYEVASFNTHRASVNALYTDSTRHFFLGADAFLNKSDNNYKVDVIVTDQETAARTPATVRLFHNKFTNYYAEAYGGLTNLKWADELRAGITWFNINRQNQYGASMAQPFGASVSRQYSVIPTLRYRKKFGRLGLDQFLTASSINTTQVDTVRGTYDWYGNFIPSPSRRGEISMRGTLSDIKFSYFTSRTHLGYQLSENHLAEINVVSTHIGRTGRDPLGLTLPETGQDILSLPAKYYKIIGAAGVQSSFFNDKLTNNLIAKFFHYNTSTIHVDIYGTALGEHRATSENSFGIAEALKFALTPNTFIRASAEAATRLPEQDEMFGDGNFHRSNFLLKPEKSTNINLGFRTEKRNAYSLEINSFYRITKDLILRMPIDFLFTQNQNVESVKGLGLETDLTVSIKPWLRANGNFTYQDFRLFDTSNRLKEKSRLRNTPYFFANLGLNSTINHVGGKGKIHLYYFFTFVREYYLDYIPKSLEPDGFLGLWGKAKFDAPNIIPNQALHSAGFTYNPGGERFSIGFQAKNFLNARVYDNFRIQNAGRSLHLKVNYILK, encoded by the coding sequence TTGACAAGAATTCTATTCCTCTCCTCTATTTTAATATACTGCCTGATTTTTAGCGCCAAAAATTCCTGTGCACAGGATGTAAATATCATTCGCGGAACTGTTAAAGATAGCCGGGGAGATCTGCTTGTCGGAGCGGCGGTGGTACTGAACGGTCTGGACAAAAGTGCATTAACCGATAGTTCCGGCGCATTTCGAATTGCCGCCCCGGCGCGTAATTTATATACGGTCAGCATTCAGTTTATCGGGTATAAAAAACTCGTCAAAACCCTGTCAGAAAAAGATTTAAGAAAAAATGATCTGATTTTCACTTTACAAGACGACCACACACAGCTTTCGGAAGTGGAAATATTGGGCAAAACAGAAACGCAGCAGGCCAGGCTCCAGCCAATAAAGGCCGAGGTAATTAACACAAAAGCAGTACAGGAACAGCCTTCAACACTGGTGGAACTGATGAACCGGTCGGCCGGGATCCGCATCCGGCAAACAGGTGGGCTTGGCTCCAATGCCGGTTTGATGATGAATGGTTTTCAGGACCGCGCGATTAAGAATTTCAGGGACGGAATCCCGCTCGACTACCTGGGTGCCGGGTATAATATTTCGCTCGTACCCGTCAATATGCTTGAACGTGTAGAGGTTTACAAAGGTGTTTTACCAACCGCACTGGGCGCCGACGCGCTGGGAGGGGCCGTGAATATGGTGACTAAAAAATCGCTCTATCGCTATGCCGAGGCATCTTACGAGGTTGCTTCGTTCAATACCCACCGGGCATCAGTAAATGCATTATACACCGATTCCACGAGGCATTTCTTTCTGGGAGCAGACGCATTCCTGAACAAGTCCGATAACAATTATAAGGTTGATGTGATTGTGACAGACCAGGAAACTGCTGCCCGCACTCCGGCTACGGTACGTCTGTTCCACAACAAATTTACCAACTACTATGCCGAAGCATACGGCGGGTTGACAAACCTTAAATGGGCAGATGAGTTGCGCGCAGGGATTACCTGGTTTAACATCAACCGACAAAACCAGTATGGCGCGTCGATGGCACAGCCGTTTGGAGCGTCGGTCAGCAGGCAATATTCGGTGATACCGACCCTTCGTTACCGGAAGAAATTCGGAAGGCTGGGCCTTGATCAGTTTCTCACGGCCAGTAGTATCAACACAACACAGGTGGACACCGTCAGAGGCACATACGACTGGTACGGTAACTTTATCCCGAGCCCGTCGCGCCGGGGTGAGATTTCAATGCGCGGAACATTGTCGGACATTAAATTCTCCTATTTCACTTCCCGCACTCACCTTGGTTATCAGCTGAGCGAAAACCACCTGGCTGAAATCAATGTGGTTTCAACTCATATCGGTCGCACAGGACGTGATCCGCTGGGCCTTACCTTGCCTGAAACCGGGCAGGATATATTGTCGCTTCCAGCCAAATATTACAAAATCATCGGCGCAGCTGGAGTCCAGTCTTCTTTTTTTAACGACAAACTCACCAACAATCTTATTGCCAAATTTTTCCATTACAATACTTCGACCATCCATGTAGACATCTACGGAACAGCGCTGGGCGAACACCGGGCTACCTCTGAAAACAGTTTTGGCATTGCGGAGGCGCTGAAATTCGCCTTGACTCCCAATACCTTCATCAGGGCCTCGGCAGAAGCGGCTACGCGGCTTCCGGAGCAGGACGAAATGTTTGGAGATGGTAATTTCCATCGCTCCAATTTTCTTTTGAAACCCGAAAAAAGCACAAACATCAATCTCGGTTTCCGGACAGAAAAAAGAAATGCATACAGTCTGGAAATCAACTCTTTTTACCGCATTACCAAAGATCTGATCTTACGGATGCCGATCGATTTTTTATTTACCCAAAACCAGAACGTTGAAAGTGTGAAAGGATTGGGCCTTGAAACCGATCTGACCGTGTCTATCAAACCCTGGCTGCGGGCGAATGGAAATTTTACTTATCAGGATTTCCGCCTTTTTGATACAAGTAACAGGCTTAAAGAAAAATCGCGCCTCAGAAATACGCCTTACTTTTTCGCCAACCTGGGGCTGAACAGTACGATTAACCACGTAGGCGGAAAAGGGAAAATACACTTGTATTATTTTTTCACGTTCGTGCGGGAATATTATCTCGACTATATACCAAAATCGCTGGAACCCGACGGCTTTCTGGGGCTTTGGGGCAAAGCGAAGTTTGACGCTCCCAATATTATCCCAAACCAGGCCTTGCATTCGGCAGGCTTCACTTACAATCCTGGCGGCGAGCGGTTCTCAATCGGTTTTCAGGCCAAGAACTTCCTGAACGCCCGTGTTTACGACAATTTCCGCATTCAGAACGCCGGCCGCAGCTTGCATCTTAAAGTCAATTATATCCTCAAATAA
- a CDS encoding DUF748 domain-containing protein: MAAQPEKRKVSKKKRFTMILIGIVAFIVIIRLILPYVVLHFANKSLANMKGYYGHVDDVDLAIIRGAYRIDSVYLNKADTVTGKQTPFFAASAIDLSLEWKALFKGEIVGQLFFQQPYLRFTKDKVEPKEIVKDSADFRKVLDQFMPLNINTCEINNGIVEYKDFTSTPNVDISMTNLHLIARNLRNSYDSTALLPASVNATADIYEGTLRADAKLNPLASAPTFDVSAELKNTNLVKMNDFFQAYAKIDVNDGRFGLYTEVAAKDNAFTGYIKPLIQNLDILGKEDRKDNIFQKLWEAVAGGVGEVFENQRKDQVATKIPFKGRLDNPKMNVWLAITNVLQNAFISALQPSIDNEISIGSVEAPNEEKETLLQKVFGKDDQNEKNRKAEKKEQKKSEKQERKEERKNKRDQKKE, encoded by the coding sequence ATGGCAGCTCAACCGGAAAAACGCAAAGTTTCTAAAAAGAAACGCTTTACAATGATCCTCATCGGTATCGTTGCTTTCATCGTGATTATCCGACTCATCCTGCCTTACGTAGTACTGCATTTTGCAAATAAAAGTCTGGCAAACATGAAGGGTTATTACGGGCACGTGGACGATGTCGATCTGGCCATCATACGAGGCGCTTACAGAATTGACAGTGTTTATTTGAATAAAGCCGATACGGTCACCGGCAAGCAAACGCCGTTTTTTGCCGCATCGGCAATTGACCTGTCTCTGGAATGGAAGGCATTATTTAAGGGTGAGATCGTAGGCCAGTTGTTTTTCCAGCAGCCCTATCTTCGGTTTACCAAAGACAAGGTAGAACCGAAAGAGATAGTGAAAGATTCGGCCGATTTCAGGAAAGTGCTCGATCAGTTTATGCCGCTCAATATCAATACCTGCGAGATCAACAATGGCATTGTGGAATATAAGGACTTCACCAGCACCCCGAATGTGGATATCTCCATGACGAACTTGCATCTGATAGCACGAAATCTGCGGAACAGCTATGATTCTACGGCCCTGCTCCCGGCCAGCGTCAATGCTACCGCTGATATTTACGAAGGAACGCTTCGTGCAGATGCTAAACTAAACCCTCTTGCCAGCGCTCCGACCTTTGATGTGAGCGCGGAACTTAAAAATACAAACCTGGTCAAAATGAATGATTTTTTCCAGGCATATGCCAAAATCGATGTCAACGACGGGCGGTTTGGTTTATATACGGAGGTGGCCGCAAAGGATAATGCCTTCACGGGATACATAAAGCCTTTAATCCAAAACCTGGATATCCTGGGAAAGGAGGACAGAAAGGATAATATTTTCCAGAAACTATGGGAAGCAGTTGCAGGAGGTGTCGGCGAGGTTTTCGAGAATCAACGTAAGGATCAGGTAGCTACGAAAATTCCATTCAAAGGTAGGTTAGACAACCCTAAAATGAACGTCTGGCTTGCGATTACGAATGTTCTGCAGAATGCTTTCATCAGCGCACTGCAGCCTTCCATCGATAACGAGATCAGTATTGGCTCTGTGGAAGCTCCTAATGAAGAGAAAGAGACTCTTTTACAGAAAGTTTTCGGTAAAGACGATCAGAACGAAAAGAATCGTAAAGCCGAAAAAAAAGAGCAGAAAAAGAGTGAGAAACAGGAACGTAAAGAGGAAAGGAAAAACAAAAGAGATCAGAAAAAAGAATAG
- a CDS encoding acyl-ACP desaturase — protein MDTALSAERLEVMKHIGKDLDGLIAEYLKPIDENWQPSDFLPDSRNEDFVREVKLLQESCRDLPYDYMAVLIGDTITEEALPTYESWLVDVIGINQVDEPESGWVRWVRAWTAEENRHGDLLNKYLYLSGRVNMRAMEVSTQYLIADGFDIGTDRDPYRNFIYTSFQELATNVSHRRTATLAKKFGNPHLSKICGVIASDEMRHAKAYKTFVTRILEIDPSELVLALDDMMKKKIVMPAHFMRETGVKMGDTFAHFSDAAQRLGVYTTMDYIEILESLLIEWEIGSVKGINEKAEKARDYLMALPGRLRRIADRTRIPELQYEFSWIS, from the coding sequence ATGGACACCGCACTTTCAGCAGAGAGGCTAGAAGTCATGAAACATATAGGAAAAGACCTGGATGGACTGATAGCAGAATACTTAAAACCAATTGACGAGAATTGGCAGCCTTCTGATTTTTTGCCGGATTCCAGGAATGAGGATTTCGTTCGTGAGGTGAAGCTTTTACAGGAAAGCTGCCGCGATTTACCGTACGATTACATGGCTGTTCTGATCGGTGATACCATTACCGAAGAGGCACTGCCAACTTACGAGTCCTGGCTGGTGGATGTGATCGGTATCAATCAGGTCGACGAACCGGAGTCGGGCTGGGTAAGGTGGGTGAGAGCGTGGACGGCAGAAGAAAATCGCCACGGGGACTTGCTTAACAAATATCTGTACCTCTCTGGCCGCGTCAATATGCGCGCAATGGAGGTGTCTACGCAATACCTGATCGCCGACGGATTTGATATCGGCACTGACCGTGACCCTTATCGCAATTTTATATATACTTCTTTTCAGGAGCTTGCGACAAACGTTTCGCATCGTCGTACCGCCACATTGGCTAAAAAATTCGGTAACCCGCATTTATCCAAAATATGCGGAGTAATCGCTTCCGATGAGATGCGACATGCAAAAGCTTATAAAACATTTGTTACCCGGATTCTCGAAATCGATCCTTCTGAGCTGGTTTTGGCGCTGGACGATATGATGAAGAAGAAGATCGTCATGCCAGCCCATTTCATGCGCGAAACGGGGGTTAAAATGGGCGATACCTTCGCACATTTCTCAGATGCCGCACAACGCCTGGGTGTGTATACAACCATGGACTATATCGAAATTCTGGAAAGCCTGCTGATTGAATGGGAGATCGGCTCGGTGAAGGGAATAAACGAAAAAGCGGAAAAGGCTCGGGACTATTTAATGGCCCTGCCGGGCAGACTGAGGAGAATCGCAGACCGAACCCGCATTCCTGAGTTGCAATACGAATTTAGCTGGATCAGTTAA
- the iolE gene encoding myo-inosose-2 dehydratase: MNFENIKLGVAPINWTNDDMPELGGENTFEQCVSEMALAGFTGCEVGNKFPRDINVLKKALELRGLQICNQWNSYELTTKSFAENRKNFTELLDFLEVMGAKVIGGGETGNSCQGRMDVPVFEGKGLLTTKEEWDSFTYGLNELGKIARDRGMKLAFHHHMGTCIQTIEETDRLLNETEPENVFLNYDCGHFHFAGEDPVAALSKYIGRTAHIHLKDVRPNVLQRVHDERLSFLTAVKNGVFTVPGDTEGCIDFPSLFAIIKENDYHGWIVLEAEQDPAKANPLEYAIIARNFFRGLTGI, translated from the coding sequence TGAATTTCGAAAACATCAAACTGGGCGTTGCTCCTATTAACTGGACCAACGACGATATGCCCGAACTGGGCGGTGAAAATACCTTTGAACAATGCGTGAGCGAAATGGCGCTGGCAGGCTTTACGGGTTGTGAGGTAGGCAATAAGTTTCCGCGGGATATTAATGTGCTTAAAAAAGCACTGGAACTCCGTGGTTTACAGATCTGCAATCAATGGAACAGCTACGAGCTGACTACCAAAAGCTTTGCAGAAAACCGCAAGAATTTCACAGAACTTCTTGATTTTCTGGAAGTAATGGGTGCCAAAGTAATCGGCGGCGGTGAAACAGGAAATAGCTGTCAGGGTAGAATGGACGTGCCTGTTTTTGAAGGAAAAGGTCTGCTGACGACGAAAGAAGAATGGGACAGCTTTACTTATGGATTAAATGAGCTGGGGAAAATAGCACGCGACCGAGGCATGAAACTCGCTTTCCACCATCATATGGGTACCTGTATTCAAACAATAGAAGAAACTGACAGGTTACTCAATGAAACTGAGCCGGAAAATGTATTCCTCAACTACGACTGCGGCCATTTTCACTTTGCAGGCGAAGATCCGGTTGCTGCCCTGAGTAAATACATTGGCAGGACTGCACATATTCATTTGAAGGACGTTCGTCCAAATGTATTACAGCGCGTTCATGATGAAAGACTTAGCTTTTTAACGGCTGTTAAAAACGGGGTATTTACGGTACCAGGCGATACGGAGGGCTGCATTGATTTCCCTTCCCTATTCGCGATCATCAAGGAAAATGACTACCACGGCTGGATCGTGCTCGAAGCCGAACAGGACCCTGCGAAAGCAAATCCACTTGAATATGCCATTATTGCCCGGAATTTTTTCAGAGGATTGACGGGGATTTAA
- a CDS encoding helix-turn-helix transcriptional regulator, with protein sequence MKIVFKSEDFAELNHVREFAEGYQVGDRSQIREVREEMHYEGINSKVHRIYCPGMIVSMIEGSLERDMVHILESDFPYLQMHFELSSTGCIYLPDAQFEADAVIFSGSHCLLFYPSLKGKLNYLRKPLSQSVEIELSLDFLRRIFNDDLEVLHEFGRNVEKKLPSIMGGRSFPVTPAMKQILTQIRDCQFEGALKRLFIEAKVIELLTMQISQINASDVKKKPLKKSDIEKLHEVKALLLRNMYAPFSIDELSRVAGINRTKLQEGFRQLYGTTIFGYITNSRLDEAHKMLAETQYGGTIADISALSGYKNPQHFTAAFKKKFGYLPKDVRK encoded by the coding sequence ATGAAAATCGTGTTTAAATCCGAAGATTTTGCAGAGCTTAACCACGTGCGGGAATTTGCGGAGGGGTATCAGGTTGGCGACCGGTCGCAGATCAGGGAAGTCAGGGAGGAGATGCATTATGAGGGAATAAACTCAAAAGTTCATCGTATATATTGTCCCGGAATGATCGTTTCAATGATTGAAGGGTCTCTGGAAAGGGACATGGTGCATATTCTGGAAAGCGATTTTCCCTATTTGCAAATGCACTTTGAATTGTCGTCGACGGGTTGCATTTACCTGCCGGATGCTCAATTTGAAGCTGATGCCGTGATTTTCAGCGGCTCGCATTGCCTGCTTTTTTACCCTTCTTTAAAAGGTAAGCTGAATTATCTCAGAAAGCCGCTTTCGCAAAGTGTGGAAATTGAACTTTCACTGGATTTTTTGAGGCGGATTTTTAACGATGACCTGGAAGTGCTACATGAATTTGGACGCAATGTTGAAAAAAAGCTACCCTCCATTATGGGCGGCAGAAGTTTTCCGGTTACGCCTGCGATGAAGCAGATATTAACTCAGATCAGGGATTGTCAGTTTGAAGGCGCCCTCAAAAGACTGTTTATTGAAGCAAAGGTAATTGAGCTTCTGACCATGCAGATCAGCCAGATTAATGCCTCGGACGTCAAAAAGAAACCGTTGAAAAAGTCGGATATTGAAAAGCTTCACGAAGTTAAAGCGTTGCTGCTGAGGAATATGTATGCCCCCTTTTCAATAGACGAGTTGTCGCGCGTGGCAGGGATCAATCGTACCAAATTGCAGGAAGGTTTCCGGCAGCTTTACGGCACGACGATTTTTGGCTATATCACAAATTCCCGTCTTGACGAGGCTCATAAAATGCTCGCAGAAACCCAGTATGGTGGCACCATAGCTGATATATCTGCGCTATCAGGCTATAAAAACCCGCAGCATTTCACTGCGGCTTTTAAGAAAAAGTTCGGCTATTTGCCCAAGGATGTCAGAAAATAG